ATCTGATCGCAAGTATGGTACAGGACATCGCAGCCGCTGCACAGGAGCAGTCCGCTTCCATAGAAGAGGTAACATCTTCTGTTGAAGAGGTCAGTGCGATCTCAGAAGAATCTGCAGCAGGTACTGAAGAAGCATCTGCAGCCGTACAGGAGCAGACCGCCACCATGCAGGAACTTTCAAGATCGGCTGAAGACCTTGCTCTGCTTGCAGGTGAGATGAAGTCTGTGGTCGATAAGTTCATGCTCGATGAAATGGCGACAGGCGCAACCACCTCTCCGGGAAGTGGTCCGGATTCTCCTGAGAAGAAACAGGGCGAAATTGAAATGGGACCAAAGGACAGTGCTCTTGTCTGATCAAGTTGTGAGGAAAATCCATGGACGAACTGTCATTTGATGGAACAAATGTGACCGAAGATCTGCTTCAGCTGGTGATCTTCCAGCTTGGTGGCGAGGAGTTCGGTGTCGAGATTGTAAAGGTTCAGGAGATCATAAGGATGCCTGAGATAACTCAGATCCCTCAATCTCCTGATTTTGTAGAGGGTGTGATCAACCTTCGCGGAAATGTAATTGTGGTTGTAAACCTCGAAAAGAGATTCAATCTCAACCTGAAGGATGCCGATGATAATTCCAGGGTTATCGTCGTTGAGATCGGGAACAATGTTGTGGGTATGATCGTAGACTCTGTCAATGAGGTATTAAGAATCCCCAAATCCAGTGTGGAACCAGCACCTGATCTCGTGCTTTCACAGATCAGCAGGGATTACATCAAAGGTGTCGGAAAGATCAATGAACGTCTTCTGATACTGCTGGATCTTGCCAGAGTTCTGACAATCGAGGAAATGAATGAAGTGGCTGCCCTTGCCTGATCGGCAGGGGATTTTACTTTTCTTTTTTTCAGCATATGTTTGATGCTTTGAAACCCAAAAACAATTAATTTATATAATACGTTACTTATTTTATTATTAAGTAATATTTTCTTGGTACAATCTTCAGAGATATAATATGGCTTTTACATACTTTTTCAGGGATATGCAGACTCTTGAAATGATTAGGGATTACGTTATCCCTGAACTCAGGACCCGCCGGTATATCCATATCTGGGATGCGGGCTGTGCCATGGGGCCTGAACCTTATTCACTTGCAATGGTGCTGCGTGAGAACATGGGTATGATCTTCAGGAATGTGAAGATACACGCAACTGATATTGATAACAGTAATCTCTTTGGTGATATCATCAGCAGAGCTGTCTATCCCAGGGAACAGGTTCAGAGAATACCAAAGAATATTTTTGAAAGGTACTTCTCGCCAGCCGATGAGCCTGGACATTTCGTTCTTTCTGAAGAGATCAGAAAGAGTGTTTATTTCACAAGACACGATCTTCTGGAACTGCAGCCCATACGTAAGGGTCTGAACCTTATACTCTGTAAGAACGTACTGCTGCATTTCCAGGAGAGTGAACGGATAGAGGTTATCAGGATGTTCCATGATGCCCTGGACGGAGGATACCTTGCCATGGAGCAGACCCAGAAAATGCCCGAAGAGCTTGAAGATTATTTCGAACCGGTGGTTTCCAACGCACAGCTGTACCGGAAAGTTTGTTAATATCTTCGAATTATCTGGATGAGAGTCCTTAGTTTCAGATAAGGAAAAGGTTTTATCTTTGTGAACGTATTTCTAATGAGGCGAATGATGGAGATAGAAGCCAAGTTCCTGTTGTCTGATGAAGTTGTTTTTGAAAAGCTTTCAAGCATTGATTCCATTGATACATTTACTGTTGCTAACAGAATAAAAAGCAATTTCAAAGACACTTATTTTGATACGCTGGATATGGCTTTGTATTCAGCAGGCTATTCTTTCAGATGCAGGGAAAAACCCGGGAAGATCACCTATACTCTAAAATCGCTTGAAAAGACAGATTCTGTTATCCGGAAGCGTGAAGAGATAGAAGTTGTAGTTCCGGAAAAATGTGAAGTCTCCGAACTCGATGAGGGAAGGCTTAAGAGTTTTGTTTTAAATGTGATAGGCTCTGGCAAATTATTCTCTTTATTTGAGGTTATACACGAAAGGACAAGTTGTGACCTTATGGATGATTCCAGAAATGTTGCCGAGCTA
The window above is part of the Methanolobus zinderi genome. Proteins encoded here:
- a CDS encoding CheR family methyltransferase, which gives rise to MAFTYFFRDMQTLEMIRDYVIPELRTRRYIHIWDAGCAMGPEPYSLAMVLRENMGMIFRNVKIHATDIDNSNLFGDIISRAVYPREQVQRIPKNIFERYFSPADEPGHFVLSEEIRKSVYFTRHDLLELQPIRKGLNLILCKNVLLHFQESERIEVIRMFHDALDGGYLAMEQTQKMPEELEDYFEPVVSNAQLYRKVC
- a CDS encoding chemotaxis protein CheW produces the protein MDELSFDGTNVTEDLLQLVIFQLGGEEFGVEIVKVQEIIRMPEITQIPQSPDFVEGVINLRGNVIVVVNLEKRFNLNLKDADDNSRVIVVEIGNNVVGMIVDSVNEVLRIPKSSVEPAPDLVLSQISRDYIKGVGKINERLLILLDLARVLTIEEMNEVAALA